AATGGCATGCTGCGTCATTTCGGCCGTCCCGAGTTGCCGCTGGAGGTTATCGCCAGCTATGTCGGCGACGGTGCACCCATGCTCGTCCGCCGCGCTTTGGGCGATCCAGAAGACGAGAAGTACCTGCGCGCCGCAATTGATTTTTTTCTCGCCTACTACCGCGAGCACAAGCTCGACACCACGGTCGTGTATCCCGGCATCATCGAAGCCTTGCGGGCCGTGCGCATTCCGGCCAATGGCGCCGGAAGTGAGCGTCGCATGGCCGTGCTTTCCAATAAGCCGGTGAACCCTTCGCGTGCGATCGTGGAAGCGCTCGGCTTGGCAGAATTTTTCACCCAGGTTTACGGCGGCAACAGCTTTCCCACCAAGAAGCCTGACCCGCTCGGGGCGCTGACTCTGGCGAAAGAAAACGAGGTAGAACCAGGCGACACGTTGATCGTCGGAGACTCTGATATCGACGTCCTCACCGCCCGCAATGCCGGCATGTGGAGTTGCGGCGTAAGCTACGGCTTTGCGCCGCATTCCCTCGAGCAAGCGCCACCAGACGTGTTGGTCACCTCACCCCACGAACTGCCGCTGGTATTTGAAAATCACCCGCCGGAAGGGGACGAATACGCCGAAATCCCCGGGATCACAGCATGATTTCCGTATTGCGAATTGTCGAACGTCGGCATTAGGCCATCATTCCTAATTTCTGCGATCCCGCAATTCTGTAATTCGGCAATCCCGGAATGCGTGGAGCGCGTTACAGCTTCCCATAGAACATCCTCGTCTCCTGTTCCAGTTTGACGATCCCATTCTTCTGATACTCGTCGAAGAGATTATCGATCGCTCCCAGCATGGGCGCAAAGTTCGGATGTCCGCGATGCGGCATGTAAGACGCCGACAGGATTCGTCCTGTCAGCCCCTTGCGATCGAATCGCTGCGAATTTTCGAACACTGCCTTCTGGAATTTATGGTCAGCGAAGAATTCCGGCAGCGAGTTCTTGTTCCACAGCGGCTTTACCTTGTGGTAGTCCACGCCGAAGCGCAGCAGCAACTGTTCGTAAGCGATCATGAACGGCGTGGCCTGCATGCGGCGCTCGTTCCACAGCAGCACCACCCATACGCCGGCTTTCCCGATGCGCGCGAATTCGCGGCGCGTTTCGTGTAAATCGAACCAGTGAAATGCCTGGGCCGCGGTAATGAAATCGACGAGCCCGGACTTGAGCGTGGTCGCTTCTGCCCGGCCAAGCACGGCCACAAAGTTGGCGCAGTCCCGCAGAGACTTCCGCGCCTCCTCCAGCATGGATGCGTTCGGCTCCACTCCGAACACGTGATTTCCGGCGTCGCAAAACAGGCGCGACAGAATTCCCGTTCCGCATCCGACATCGGCAATCACCGACTCCCGTTTCAGCCCGCATTCTCGCTGCATCGTCTTCAGCACCTGCGGCGGATAGCCGGGCCGGTACCGGGCATAGTCTTCCACTCGATTCGAGAATCGTTGGGTCGCGTCCATATCGATACTGTAGGCGCTCGCGCGCGCGATGATCCGCCTTCGATCTGCGCTTGCGCATTCGCGCCTTAACCCGCATTATTGCAGGTTCAAGAGTTCGTTTCGAGTGACGGCTGGAGAAAGACCGACGTGTCTTGTCCTGCCGAAACCGAAACTGAAACTGAAAC
The Terriglobales bacterium DNA segment above includes these coding regions:
- a CDS encoding HAD-IA family hydrolase translates to MLKINKRVPGDTIRLVIFDLDGTLVDSRLDLANSVNGMLRHFGRPELPLEVIASYVGDGAPMLVRRALGDPEDEKYLRAAIDFFLAYYREHKLDTTVVYPGIIEALRAVRIPANGAGSERRMAVLSNKPVNPSRAIVEALGLAEFFTQVYGGNSFPTKKPDPLGALTLAKENEVEPGDTLIVGDSDIDVLTARNAGMWSCGVSYGFAPHSLEQAPPDVLVTSPHELPLVFENHPPEGDEYAEIPGITA
- a CDS encoding class I SAM-dependent methyltransferase, translated to MDATQRFSNRVEDYARYRPGYPPQVLKTMQRECGLKRESVIADVGCGTGILSRLFCDAGNHVFGVEPNASMLEEARKSLRDCANFVAVLGRAEATTLKSGLVDFITAAQAFHWFDLHETRREFARIGKAGVWVVLLWNERRMQATPFMIAYEQLLLRFGVDYHKVKPLWNKNSLPEFFADHKFQKAVFENSQRFDRKGLTGRILSASYMPHRGHPNFAPMLGAIDNLFDEYQKNGIVKLEQETRMFYGKL